The segment GATTTTCCAGATTCAAGCTTTACGCCGAATTCTCATTACTGGCTAGGTCAGCTTTATTTTGCTAAGAAGCAAGATAAAGAGGCGGTTAAGAGCTTTGCTGCGGTTATTACCTACAAAGATTCTAACAAGCGTGCCGATGCCCTAGTGAAGTTAGGCGACATCGCTGAGCGCAATAATAATGCCGAACAGGCGAAGAAGTATTACCAACAAGTGGTAACAGAATACCCAGGCAGTGCTTCTGCGAATATTGCGCAAGAAAAGCTGAAATAAAATCCAATCAATCGAAAGAGGTGCCATGTGCACCTCTTTTTCTATCTGCTGCTTTGTTACGCACCTAACGACTTTGGTATAAGCCAAAGCTCTTTGATTCTTGATGTCGATCGGAGTTACAATACTCGGACTAACGGAAGTTGCGTAGAGCAAGGCAATGAGTCACATTCTAGATAAAATCGATACAGTTTACCCTTTTCCTCCTAAACCAAAAAAATTAAGCGAAGAAGAGAAGCGCACTCATATTGAGGCGATCAAGCGTCTACTGAAAGAAAAAGACGCTGTACTTATCGCTCACTACTACACCGATCCTGAGATCCAAGCTCTGGCTGAAGAGACAGGCGGTTTTGTTGGTGACTCATTGGAAATGGCGAAGTTTGGTAACCGCCATCCTGCTAGCACTTTGATTATCGCTGGCGTGCGTTTTATGGGTGAATCAGCCAAGATTCTTACTCCAGAAAAACGCATTCTAATGCCAACACTAGAAGCAGAGTGTTCTCTAGACCTTGGCTGCCCAGCCGATAAGTTTACTGAATTCTGTGATGCGCACCCTGATCACACGGTCGTGGTTTACGCGAACACTTCAGCAGCGGTTAAAGCTCGTGCTGACTGGGTAGTTACCTCAAGTATTGCGCTTGAAATTGTTGAGCACCTAGATAGCGAAGATAAGCCAATTATCTGGGGTCCTGACCGTCACCTTGGTTCGTATATTGCCAACAAAACTGGCGCAGACATGCTACTGTGGCAAGGCGAGTGTATCGTACACGATGAGTTCTCAGCTGATGCACTGCGTAAGATGAAGGGGCTTTACCCAGATGCGGCGATTCTTGTGCACCCTGAATCACCAGCAAGCGTTGTAGAACTGGCGGATGCGGTAGGTTCAACTAGCCAATTGATCAAAGCGGCAAAAGAGCTACCACAGCAACAAATGATTGTTGCAACAGACAAAGGCATCTTCTTTAAGATGCAGCAACTTGTGCCAGAGAAAGAGTTGATTGAAGCGCCAACCGCTGGTGCGGGCGCAACGTGCCGTAGCTGTGCACATTGCCCTTGGATGGCGATGAACGGTCTACAAGCGATTGAAGCGGCACTAACTGAAGGTGGCGAACAGCATGAAATCTTCGTTGATGACGAGCTACGTGTTAAATCTCTTATCCCACTGAACCGCATGCTTGATTTTGCCGAGCAGCTTAATATGCAAGTGAAAGGTAACGCTTAAACGCCTACCTTAGAGTCAATATCCAATTTCTAAGCCAGCACTATGCTGGCTTTTTTGTCTTTTTTGCTTTTGAGATCGCAGTGATTTGTGCATGTTTGGCATTTTGCGGTGAACTTTGCTTACAATTATCGATAGAAGATAGGATT is part of the Vibrio ponticus genome and harbors:
- the nadA gene encoding quinolinate synthase NadA, which produces MSHILDKIDTVYPFPPKPKKLSEEEKRTHIEAIKRLLKEKDAVLIAHYYTDPEIQALAEETGGFVGDSLEMAKFGNRHPASTLIIAGVRFMGESAKILTPEKRILMPTLEAECSLDLGCPADKFTEFCDAHPDHTVVVYANTSAAVKARADWVVTSSIALEIVEHLDSEDKPIIWGPDRHLGSYIANKTGADMLLWQGECIVHDEFSADALRKMKGLYPDAAILVHPESPASVVELADAVGSTSQLIKAAKELPQQQMIVATDKGIFFKMQQLVPEKELIEAPTAGAGATCRSCAHCPWMAMNGLQAIEAALTEGGEQHEIFVDDELRVKSLIPLNRMLDFAEQLNMQVKGNA